CTTACATAAAAACTTTTGTATAaattaatgacttaaatgaaagcttttaaataattcagtgaccattttgtaatattttaaaattgagtaattcaaatataaatttattaatagtttaataattttagatATAGTTtctacatattttattattatttaacaatgtTGCACTTTTATCATGTAATTGTACCCAACATCGCCAAATCAAACAGGCAGGCTGTCATCCATGATCCACTAGCGTTGCTGATCTGGTTATGACCCACGACGCATTGATTGGCATGAGCCACAGtgtgattatttctatttttggcGAAGTATACACTAAACCCAAACTTatccatttaataaaatatacattttcTACTCAATCAAACTCTGACATTTAAATAGCTGCCACCTTCAACTTTTAGATtcgtatataaatattattatttgtaattttcaatcttttataaaaataaaattataatcataacgtttattttgttttatcattttagctttaattctttttcttttagatcACTTTGGAATTCAACATTTTAAATATTAACTAttcaaattttaacaatattaatataaaaatttagaatttttttaaatatttttaaatttttatgaaatatatgaaaattattatgtAAGCTATTAGTATTTTAATGGTGtcgtcaattttttatttaaaggaaaacaatttgattaaaataataataaaaaataaacttatagtGATAGAAAATAAATGTTATTATTATACCAAAAATGGAATACAATCTTATCTATTTTATTAGGTgaagaaataaattataatatttttttatgaaatttaaaagttaaatataatttatttagagATGAAGCAAAAATTAttcataataaaaattagaatttttataatttagatgTTTTGGTGGTAGTGATATTTTAGATAATTACTTTTTGGAaggaatattttaaaattactttatgtattaaataaatatgtttgttttacttaaagaagaaaacaaaaatgaaaaaattggcAATCCAATCCTATCGTGTCTGGGGTATTCTAAGATGGACCCCACTATTTAATCTCTTGCCACGTGGCACGACATTAATCGTACTCCAAAGTAGTAACATCAATACCAAAAGCAAAGGAAAAAAATTACCTAATgacaacaataacaacaaaatttgaaccaaacaaaaagaataaaaaggctTTGAACAAAGCAAGGCAAAGCAAGGCAACAACAcaaatcattgactaaaatcagattaaatttaaataaagaaaaaattccTTTCGTAAATCTGAGATCCCCgctctttcttatttttttaatttttagggaCCGGCGATGGCATCAATGTCACCGCCGATACATGACCTCCGTCAACACGATGAAACTGCTACTCATTTTTATTTGGACGTTAGGTGTTTGATTTGCAGGTTCCTCGGCTTCATTTTTGGGACGGAGACCTTCGGAAACCACCAGCAACAGCAGTTCCCTCGGAAGCCGGAAAATATGGAGAGGCAGTCGTCTTTTAGCCGAGACTTCGGCCATGCGGCCGCCGAGACTTATCTTATTACGCGGCTTACATTTACTCTCCTTCGATATCTCGGGTATATAATAtacattgatattatattatacatattatttgCGAATTTCAATTGCTTTCATTTTATACTGAATTTTGTTGAAGTGGCACTTTTATAAGAATCgagttaatattttttgaaattaatttagtttaatattttcgATTCTAGGCGGTATTTGGTTGCCTAGGTAGTTGAAGGAAAGAAGAGAAGCAAAGTGAATTACGTAATTTTTTTGAATGTTTGCTTAGGAGTTGAGAGAAAGTAGGTTGAGTCGCGTTGTGTTCCAATTGAGGATCTGCGGCTCTATTAGGTTGAGCAAATTTTCACCCGCTTTATGATTTAATGGAAATGTTTTTATCACTCTCAAGTCTCAACCTTATTCTGCTACATTTGAGCTTGGTTCTTCTCAAAATTGCTTGCTGCATAGTGTTTTGTTGATCATCTTTTCGGTACTTTTAGGCATGTTATTTGGACTCTGGTGTGACTTTTGGATATGAATATGAGCCCGACTTAccttatgtttaaattttataaggTTTTTCATTTACGTGGAGGGTGCTTAGAGGGTCATATCAAACATGTTTGTTGGACATGGGTATTAAACACGGATgtttgaaagaaagatgaagagttGTAGCAAGGTAGATTTAGAGATAAAATTAATGAACAAAAATAGTTCCTTTTTTAGCATCATTTacacaaatatgtatatttacgtTAGATTTTAGAGATAGAATCAGTGAACAACAAAAACAATCTAGCTTGTGCATGCAAATAGGCATATATGTGTACATGTTTTATTGTCCACAAGCTTATTTTGTATTGCTTTCAACTTCATTAttatatgtatttgttttaatcaTACATTTGCATTCAGGGTAGGCTACCGGTGGTACACAAGATTAGTTGCCCTTGCTTGTTATGCTTTGCTTCTTATGCCTGGTTTTCTTCAAGGTATTTTCTATATTATTGATTGATGATATCTTCTGTATGAACTTGCAAACTTGTTATGAGGAATAATTTACTTTTCTTCTTACATGAAAATAGTAGATTTTGGCTAAAGTGAAAGTTTAACAAGAGGTTGCCTCTTGTAAATCATCTAAGAAGCAAAAAGGGTAAATATAAAAAtgaggaaaaaggaaaaggacTTCAAGGTGTTGGGAACTTAGTATATTTTGCATAACCTATTCATTATTTTTTGTTTAGCTCATTTGATATGTAGCATTATCTAAAAACTTTTGAAATTATCAGAGTTCCTTTCaagctcatatatatatatgacccgcatgatattttacaaaaatatttgaatactaTATATTGACCCAATATTTCTTTCCCGGTGGGGTCATTTTAGAATATTCATTAACAATATATGTTTCTAGAACTTTTTGAAGTGTCAGTGACCAAGTGAATTCATTGACTGAGCTGTAACTCTACCCTATGTGTCATAGTTCTCCCACTAACTGGATTCAAGGGGGACAACTTTTCGTGTCTGCTGGGAGTTGCAGTCAAGTTTGTGATCATACAGCTGCTTGCATGGGGATAAATGACAGTTGCCTTATGTTTGCCTTCATGCTTAGGCAGTTTAGAGATAATTATATTTGTGAAGAATGTGATCATACAGCTCTCTGCTTTTTTCTTCGCCTATGCCAGAAATAGTTACTTTTGTTGGTTGCTTTCAAATATCTTCAGATTGATAGAATATGATTTCTTAAGCATTTCTTGTTAATCTTTGCAGTTGCGTACTGTTACTTTTTCTCGAGCCAAGTGCGACGGAGTATTGTTTATGGAGATCAACCAAGGAATAGGTATGTGAATATGTGACACATATAATTATGGAGTTAGGCCAAGAACCATGCATTATGCTGGCAGAATGCTGGACTCTTACTTCTAGTAGCTATGGATCAAACCTGGCTCATCAAACAAAAAGACTAGCAGTAAGATTTTACGAACTTGCTTGTTACATATCATATATTAATGCTGCTGTTTTCTCTTTGATGGTGGATTGACAGATTGGATCTCTACTTGCCCACAAATACTAATGGCCCAAAGCCAGTTGTGGTGTTTGTGACTGGGGGAGCATGGATAATTGGGTGAGTGACTTGAGATTGCTGCATGGTGTATCGGTCTCATTTTAATATACAACTGTGGATTTTGCattttcatttaatttggtaGAGTTGAACGTTCGTTGGTTCAGACGGTTTCAAAAACTGATTAAACTGACATAAAACTGACCAAACTgatgaattgatttgattaactGAAAAAATGAGTGGGAACTTGGAGGATGAGAGAACATGGGGTGGAAGAATTAGTGGGAACTAAATCAAACTTTTATAAAAGGGAAAAACGGAGGCAGAGAGAACATGAGGTGGAAGAATGGGTGGAACTAAATCAAGCTTTTGTTGCTTCCAACCATAAATCCAACATAAGTATGAAATACATGATATAGCTTTAAAATTCCTTAATATTTCATGAAGGGTTCTGCATTGGGTTGTTCTTACGAACTCGATGATCAtctattgaaatttattatttgagGTCTTTATAAACCCAAAGAGAATTTAAGGCTGAAATTGCTCATTCAGTGGACTTGAATGATCAAACGGTGTATCAACCTCTTTCATGTCTAGCTGACCGTTAATATTTATTGTAAGTATATAATATTATTCATTGTTTTTAATGTTATGTTTCTGAACTTTTCTGTTGATTTAGGTACAAGGCTTGGGGTTCTCTTCTAGGACTACAATTGGCAGAAAGAGATATCATAGTAGCATGTGTTGATTACAGGTATTACTTTGGTTGATGCCACGGCATGGTTCTAGAGTTCATGTTTGCCAAAAATGCCACCCACGTATGAAGTATTCTAAGTGTCGAAATAAATACTTCATTAACAAAATACCATATCCAATGAATGATTTTGCCTCTATGCTCCATACAGTTTCTCTCCCCTGTTATTAACTGATTCATTTATgaatcttctcttttttcttctacTGCTAACCATCTTTGCTTGATATTTGTATGCAGGAACTTTCCCCAGGGAACCATTAGTGATATGGTGAAAGATGTATCTCAAGGGATCTCATTTGTCTGCAATCTCATTGACAGATTTGGAGGTGATCCTAATAGGTGACTGACTGCTTTCTTTGATTTTGCATGCCTCTTCTATTTCCTTATTATCTCAATTTACTCTTTTATGGTTATTTTGAATAGAATCTATTTAATGGGGCAGTCAGCGGGAGCACATATTTCTGCTTGTGTTCTTTTGGAGCAAGCAATCAAAGAATCTAGAGGAGAAAGCACTACCTGGAGTGTCTCCcaaataaaagcttattttgGCTTATCTGGAGGGTAAacttttatggttttttatctatTATGTGCAGAATGTCATACTTTCCCAGTTTTTGGGGCTTAATCAGTGTATATAAGCAACGGGATTAACGATTCACCAGGATCTTTATGTGGCTACCATGTTCATGATGCTATCTGAATACCCTTTTATTACCTTTTGTATGATAAAAATGTTTTTGTCCTAATAATGAATGAGCAACCAGCTacatttttcatttcttcttatGTAGGGTGCATGACTGTCTCATTGAAATGGTTATGAACATTAATGCTTCAGATAATACCCAGCTGAAAGACATTTAGCTATACCTTTTTTTGTGAAGCATTTGTTGATGGTTTTTTTTTGGAAAGTACATCTTGTCAATATCTTGAATCACTGCTGTTGTTTTGTTTTGATGGTTTGTTCTAAGTTCATGATTTGTAAATAATTCTCCTTAGATTTCATGCATCTTTTCACTCTGGAATTTGATCTTTTTTATCATAGTTTCCATCCTTTCTGAATCTCCTAAAAGATATCTTGCAAGACAATATCACTGCACTGGGAATGTCTTGTGTACGGTgctttttgttatgttattttaaaaagaCATTTTGTGGTGTATTGATTTCTCAAGTATCAGCCGGTAAGCAACCTGCTTCCTACCTGTCATATGCCAGAAAGAAATTTAGCTTAGTTACTACACACTAAATTTTGCCTTTTAAAAGAGACAACATTAACTGAAACTAGTTTTCTTATGGAACCAGTTAATCCTTTTCTGTTGATTGATAGTTGTACATTATATGGTCTTATTCCCCTGTTAAATTGTATAAATAGATTGCTAGTTGTACCCGGATACGTGCTTATTCCCGTTTAAATTGTGAATAggtacaatttatttaatttggtcgaCCATTTTCACAATCGAGGCCTTTATCGTTCCATCTTTTTAAGGTATAGTCCCTATAATATTTTCTGGTAACTATTCTttctatgcttattattttccttttactACCCCATGTACCATTTATTGGCCAGCTAAAGCTCTGTTTCAATGTTACAGCATCATGGAAGGGGAAGAATCCTTTGAACAATTTTCTCCTGAAGTTAGAATAAAAGATCCACGCAATAGAGAAGCTGCTTCTTTTCTTCCTCCTATTAAACTTTTTCATGGAACTTCAGATTATTCAATACCATCAGATGCCAGGTTAGAATGCCTGTTGACATAGTGGTAACTAAGTTCTATCGGATATAGCACCTAGATGTTAACCATTTAATACCTTCGTTTACTTCTATTTAATTccattactatatttttattctGGAATTATAAGATGTATTAAGTAATAACAATTGCAATTGGAATGATTCTGCCAGATTGTGCTTTGTAGTGAATGTATTTTGATGAACAGACATCATACTGCTGCAATGGATTTACTGCTATTTTTCACAGAAACAGGTGTATTGTTTCTTGACATTGATGTTTACTGTGCAGTATAAACCTTGTAGAAGCTCTTAAGGGGGTAGGAGCTGAGGCAGAAGTAATTTTATATGAAGGAAAATCCCATACTGATCTGTTTTTACAGGTTAGTGATTATTGCTAGCTTTTTAATGTCAATATAGGTTTTAATAGTCTTGTTTTACTGCAGTCTACTCATCCACCTCTAATattttgttatgtgaataaactaatataaaaaaatcgCATTTCACATTCATTATCATACTTGACTCATGGTccttttaaatatacatataaactGGGATGACAATGTCGAACTTCGGTTTAGTTTAACTTAACAGGGAAATGAATCAATTTCCCGAGATCTTTGTGAACTTAGCTCAAACTACTTGAAGCTTTACTTGGAAACAGTAATTCTAATAGTACTGACAACTAGCATATGCTGTTTTACTGGTGCTTGGAATTACCTCACTAAATGCACCCAATTCACCAAACAATGATCTCTACTGCATTTCTTTTTTTGGTACGGCACTTGAAGGTTTCCCAGCTTTCCAGTCCTTGAGCAGTTAAATTTGCAACAAATATCTGTCAATATGGCATCAATAAACTCAATAAAAGTAGcatggaggcccttgtactaggagtaggattgcattttgcctcctCTACTTAAAAAATAGGCAAGTTAGTCCCCATAtcttagatcaaagagcaaactaatctttttgttaaaaattacatctatttttactgttaaaaatttgtTCTTATATGTCAGCATGAGGTACACATGGCACGTGACGTATTTATCCTGTCCACGATACTTATATTTTGTAGTAcaaattgatgaatttttttaacagaaaaggccaatttgctctttgaactaacgtatagggactaatttattcattttttaagtaaagggtcaaaatacaatttgactttTAATACAGGGACCTCCATAAGAATTTTACCGATACCCCTAAAATTTACTACTACTATGCAGGATCCATTAAGAGGAGGAaaagatgatctatttgatcatgTGGTTTCCGTCATACATGCTGGTGATGAGGAAGCTCTTGCCAAGGATGCTTCGGCACCTCCGAGGAAACGCCTCGTGCTGGAGATTTTGTTAAGGTTGGCACGTCATATCAGCCCCTTTTGATTTGTGGCCGAGATGTTTCTTTTCTTAAGCTGAATTTCCTCCATATTCATATTCCTTGTTGCAACCATTGGGTTCTTTCGTTCCTATTTAGATATTGTAGGAACATCAGCCTGCCATGAAATATACAGTGCATTTTCCTTTAAAACATAGGCAGCGTTTGGTGTCATTTTTTAATATCCCCACAGTGATTTTTATTATTAGGATTATCTTATCACTTGTGGTTTGGAATCATTGATTGATTATTGGGGATGTAAGAATCactgtgttttgttttattaaaaatcaattattattttgtttgaatGTCTCGAAATAATCAGGCATATTGCACAAGTTAATCATTTCAATATTGTGAAAATATTAGTATTTACTCTACATTGAACTCCagttatattattaaaaagtatttgttaaatatatatatatgtaaaaaatgaattataaaagaaaactatacattaaaattaaaattaaagatgatTGTTTCGGAATCTCGGATTTCATCAGAATTTAATATAAGggtaaaaatatggaattaagaTAAACAGATTTCTTCACTTGTTTAAGCACTTTGAAActtcctttcaaaaaaaaaaaagtgtttaatttaatgtaaatatgatatttaagataaaatgtaaaattcattAGTTATATCCAATTCGATATTCTACTGATTTTATAACGGTTAAACATTGATTCAATTTTTATCTAATTAGTTTTCACCTGCTGAACTCAACTGGTAACATTGATTAAATGTTATGTCGTAGGTTCATAATAATCCTTATACACCACCTGAGAAAAAAGAGTAGCGATGTATAACATATTTTGAGATTGAATTTAGGACCACGTAGCACCTTTCTTTGATAGTCAGCTTTTTTTTCTgctttttttaaatcataaaatacatttatttaaaacaacaaCCCCAAAAAAGAACACTAATGAAGCAAATAGGATACAAGGCAGGGCAGGGTCTGAATgaaggaaatgacatacctagaACAAGTAGACCAAAAAATTCTAATGGAATTCACCAAATGTCGGCTTTTTGGGTATAGGGCGACGGTATGCAGTTTCAACGATGTCATGGTTTGTGCCACATACACGACGCCTTAGCAGAAACCGTTTCAACTTACTGCATCTGCTGCTCTTTTTCCTGGGGTCTTGATGATCATCTACAACAAAATCTGCATCTATCCTCAAAAGCTCCTCGTAGAATTGGATCCCACTCAGCTGAATAAGATGATCAAGTCTCTTTGAAATGCTTTGGACTTCCCAAGGATCCAGTAGAGAATTATGGGTGGTGGTGGTGGAAGATCCCATGCTGTTCTTGTTGTTGTTTCTCATGGCTTCTAACTTGTAACGTGAAGGGCCAGGACCAGGAGCTCGTCGAGTCCGTATGACATCAAATTCTGGTATGGCCATAGGGGAACCGGAACTACCACGCTGGTACCATGCCCAAGCAGCTGCTTTCACAAATTCTAAATCCTTGTTTGCCATGAGAAAACTCAGTCACTTAGAACATGTGATATTGGGTTGTCATAGTTATGTTTTGGCTTTAACGAAGGAGGAGGGTGGGAGTGGTTGGGATCTAAATCGGGAGATTGCTTGGTTATTAGAAATGAATGAGAGCATTAAATGAAAAAGGGCAATGAACGAGTCACTAAAAGAGAAGAGGTTGAAAGTTAAGCTAATGCGGTTGGGTTGGGTTGGTTTCTCACTTGACTTCGACAATCCAAAAACCAAACAGTTGGGTTTTGGGTTGTCCACGTCACAGTCCTAGGAATTTACTTGttatgaaaaatagaaaatggCATTTCTTTTATTTGGGAACTCTCTTTTTTCATGTGTATGCTCTGTTTTGTCTTTCCCTTCACATTCCAATTTGGAAATGCGATGCCCCGCCATAGCATGgatctaattattattattttttattactgaTAGGATAAACTCGatactaaaaatatttaatattttatactacaTAAATTGTTAAAACTTCTTGTAATATGTTTGCTGTTGCATGTATACAACGTTTATAATACTCATTTTTATGTATTACATATGTATATGTTACAAATATTgtatacttaataaaataaccatttgatCATTTTTACATATTAGATATGAAGTATAAAGctacataaataaattatgacaaaaaattatgaaacatCAGAAATATTTGGCATTTtgtgatattatatataatactcattttattacttagttttaacattTTAGTATATGATAACATATACATCACTTAATCATGTTTTATGTGATGCGctttattaattttatctataGTAACACATGTACATTACCGATTAGGAAAATTTGTATATTTCAACAAAAATTGGGAGAGGGATGTGAGAGACTATGCCAACTGATAGAGATCAGCAAACAAAACCCAGATGGGGTGAGGTTGGCCCTTTTGCTAATAACCCACGAGCATGCATGCGAGGCATTCATCCTGTATTCTAATTCCAAGGCCAATGacatacaaaaaatatatacatacatatatatattttattaaggcAAAGGGATATCAGatttacatatatacacataatgtAGTCCCTAATGTCTTACGAAATATACACATAGCTAGCAAGTGCACAATCAAAGGCCTAATCAATCTTAAATTAATTCCTTGTTAGTCCTAAGCTTAACCTAACCTACCTACATACCAAGCAAGTACAGTCAAACTTGTTAACCAACAAGCTTGGTATCAAATATCCAACGGCGCCGTTTAATGGAATGAGATTTCAAGCAACATTGTACCCATGGTGGATTTCTAGCACCACCCTCAATTTCCTCCTGTCCATCATCATCACTATTAGGTATTCCAAGCAACTCATTTAGCTTCCTTTTCAGTCCACCAGTGGATAATCCATTGAAAAATTTCTCCTTAAGCAATGCAGATTAAATAGAATTAACCAAATATACAGGACGCACGAGGAATGCCATGATATATACAAAGTTGCAATCATGATCCTAGTCTGCAACATTGAATTCAAGAGTTCCTGTAAAATGATTGAGAAATGGTTGAATGTATGTCCTTACCCCATCTTCAGCATAAGAATAAGCATGGATTCGGGCAGTTGGATCCTCTAGGGTGAACTTAACCCTATAAACTCCATCAGAAGAGCGGAAATCCTCTACTCGCCATGGAATTACAGCAACGAATCGTATTACACACCTGAATTTCTTTCTTACCTGGAAGGTTATCCAAACAACAAATAAACACTACTCCAGTTAAAACATTACTCTCTAATTCTAAAATGCTGTGGCCATAGCCTTCAAGCTAAATATGACCATTCCCCATCCCCTTTACTCTCAATGGAAACACCTTGAACATGGTAAAACCTTCAAGCTTGGTCCTCTCTACCAAAAGTAGTCACTAGCCTATCCAAGACATCAagataaaagaagagaaaagcacCCAAACAAGACTATTGCAAtcaaaaaagagaagaaaaccaTCTTTTTCATCACAAGAAAACAGAAAATAACCAATGCTCAAACTACTTAGACCATCCTGCCAGCCAATGCCAATTGGAACCACTACGGCAATTAAGCAGCCAACCTTGAAACAAAAAAGAATGTACACTACAAAGCCCAAACCGAGTTCAAAACAAGCTCAACCGGAGCTCACCTGACCTTGACAGACCAATTATGTAGGGGATTGATTGtgaggaaaaaaaaagggattgCAGATGATTCAAAAGGTTTCAAAAGTGCTCGGGTATTTTGTGAAGTAATGGATCAAGAGAAAGAGGTGGCTGGGACAGCAAGGGAAAGAGGGGACAGGGACCATCAATGTATAATACCT
The Gossypium hirsutum isolate 1008001.06 chromosome A07, Gossypium_hirsutum_v2.1, whole genome shotgun sequence genome window above contains:
- the LOC107899366 gene encoding uncharacterized protein; this translates as MANKDLEFVKAAAWAWYQRGSSGSPMAIPEFDVIRTRRAPGPGPSRYKLEAMRNNNKNSMGSSTTTTHNSLLDPWEVQSISKRLDHLIQLSGIQFYEELLRIDADFVVDDHQDPRKKSSRCSKLKRFLLRRRVCGTNHDIVETAYRRPIPKKPTFGEFH
- the LOC107899365 gene encoding isoprenylcysteine alpha-carbonyl methylesterase ICME isoform X2, translating into MRPPRLILLRGLHLLSFDISGYRWYTRLVALACYALLLMPGFLQVAYCYFFSSQVRRSIVYGDQPRNRLDLYLPTNTNGPKPVVVFVTGGAWIIGYKAWGSLLGLQLAERDIIVACVDYRNFPQGTISDMVKDVSQGISFVCNLIDRFGGDPNRIYLMGQSAGAHISACVLLEQAIKESRGESTTWSVSQIKAYFGLSGGYNLFNLVDHFHNRGLYRSIFLSIMEGEESFEQFSPEVRIKDPRNREAASFLPPIKLFHGTSDYSIPSDASINLVEALKGVGAEAEVILYEGKSHTDLFLQDPLRGGKDDLFDHVVSVIHAGDEEALAKDASAPPRKRLVLEILLRLARHISPF
- the LOC107899365 gene encoding isoprenylcysteine alpha-carbonyl methylesterase ICME isoform X1, producing MASMSPPIHDLRQHDETATHFYLDVRCLICRFLGFIFGTETFGNHQQQQFPRKPENMERQSSFSRDFGHAAAETYLITRLTFTLLRYLGVGYRWYTRLVALACYALLLMPGFLQVAYCYFFSSQVRRSIVYGDQPRNRLDLYLPTNTNGPKPVVVFVTGGAWIIGYKAWGSLLGLQLAERDIIVACVDYRNFPQGTISDMVKDVSQGISFVCNLIDRFGGDPNRIYLMGQSAGAHISACVLLEQAIKESRGESTTWSVSQIKAYFGLSGGYNLFNLVDHFHNRGLYRSIFLSIMEGEESFEQFSPEVRIKDPRNREAASFLPPIKLFHGTSDYSIPSDASINLVEALKGVGAEAEVILYEGKSHTDLFLQDPLRGGKDDLFDHVVSVIHAGDEEALAKDASAPPRKRLVLEILLRLARHISPF